From the genome of Muricauda sp. SCSIO 64092, one region includes:
- a CDS encoding flavin reductase family protein: MSIKTIDPNIISQPDLHGILLTAVAPRPICFASTIDREGNVNLSPFSYFNVFSSNPPVLIFSPARSGRDNSLKHSHQNVKEVPEVVINIVNHPIVEQMSLSSTAYEKEVNEFVKAGLTPVPSETVKPPRVGEAPVSFECVVTEIIELADTPGAGNLILAKVQRIHINDTYLTEGKLDTQKLDLVGRMGGNWYIRANDEALFEIPKPIRTKGIGVDGLPKEIRESKVLTGNNLGRLGNLESLPTLEEIEAIKADDEIRMMAKKMEGNTAKHKKQLHWLAQKVLEEDHTHKAMTILMYAENL, encoded by the coding sequence ATGAGCATAAAAACGATTGATCCAAATATCATATCCCAACCTGATCTACATGGAATCCTATTGACGGCAGTAGCGCCCAGACCCATATGTTTTGCCAGTACCATTGACAGGGAAGGGAATGTAAACCTAAGCCCTTTTAGCTATTTCAATGTATTCAGTTCCAATCCGCCCGTGCTCATATTTTCCCCTGCCAGAAGTGGACGTGACAATAGTCTGAAGCATTCCCACCAAAACGTGAAGGAAGTGCCGGAGGTAGTCATCAATATTGTGAACCATCCCATAGTTGAACAGATGTCATTGTCCAGTACGGCTTATGAAAAAGAGGTAAATGAGTTTGTAAAGGCCGGACTTACCCCCGTACCAAGTGAAACGGTAAAACCGCCACGGGTAGGTGAAGCACCCGTTTCCTTTGAATGTGTTGTAACCGAAATTATTGAACTTGCGGACACTCCAGGTGCAGGGAATTTGATTTTGGCCAAAGTACAACGTATCCATATCAATGACACTTATCTCACGGAAGGCAAGCTGGATACCCAAAAATTGGATTTAGTGGGTAGAATGGGTGGAAATTGGTACATACGGGCCAATGATGAGGCACTTTTTGAAATTCCAAAGCCCATAAGGACCAAAGGGATCGGTGTTGATGGATTACCAAAAGAAATTCGGGAAAGCAAAGTATTGACGGGAAACAATTTGGGTCGTCTTGGGAATTTGGAATCCCTTCCAACCTTGGAAGAAATTGAAGCGATCAAAGCGGATGATGAAATTAGAATGATGGCAAAAAAAATGGAAGGAAATACCGCCAAACACAAAAAACAACTCCATTGGTTGGCACAAAAGGTGCTGGAAGAAGACCATACCCATAAGGCAATGACCATTCTCATGTATGCGGAAAATCTTTAA
- the fahA gene encoding fumarylacetoacetase, with protein MIIDIPENSDFSIHNIPFGIFSTKDRSPRAGVAIGDHILDLVAVHRLGAFDFEVSVLERDDLNDFIALGKKMTSKVRTDIQKWLQDDSSILAGKQNLFVRQSEAQMHMPVCVGDYTDFYSSIEHATNVGKMFRDPENALLPNWKHIPVGYHGRASSIIPSGEPIYRPKGQTIPKDAKQPIFGPTQRLDFELEMGFVVGKNTEMGNAVSTNDAEDHIFGLVLFNDWSARDIQKWEYVPLGPFLAKNFASSISPWIVTLEALEPFKVEGPKQEPKVLPYLEYEGKKNYDINLEVGISPKNEKETTVCHSNFKYMYWNMAQQLAHHTVNGCNMHVGDMMASGTISGKEENSFGSMLELAWMGTKPIQMNDGSERKFIQDGDTVTMRGYAQKGDIRVGFGEVTTKVLPAK; from the coding sequence ATGATTATAGACATCCCTGAAAACTCGGATTTTTCAATACACAATATTCCCTTTGGCATATTCTCAACAAAGGATAGGAGTCCACGTGCCGGAGTGGCGATTGGAGACCATATCCTGGATTTGGTGGCCGTCCACAGGCTTGGAGCTTTTGATTTTGAAGTCTCGGTCCTTGAACGCGATGACCTAAATGACTTTATTGCTTTAGGTAAAAAAATGACTTCCAAAGTACGGACCGATATTCAAAAATGGCTACAGGATGACAGCTCCATCCTGGCTGGAAAACAAAACTTGTTTGTGAGGCAATCCGAAGCCCAAATGCATATGCCCGTTTGTGTAGGGGATTATACGGATTTCTATTCGAGTATTGAGCATGCCACCAATGTAGGCAAAATGTTTCGTGACCCCGAGAATGCCCTTTTACCCAATTGGAAGCATATTCCGGTAGGTTATCACGGAAGGGCAAGTTCCATAATTCCAAGCGGGGAACCTATTTACCGTCCTAAGGGACAGACCATTCCCAAGGATGCCAAACAACCCATTTTTGGACCTACCCAACGCTTGGATTTTGAATTGGAAATGGGTTTTGTTGTAGGGAAAAATACGGAAATGGGAAATGCTGTTTCCACCAACGATGCCGAGGATCATATTTTTGGTTTGGTGCTTTTCAATGATTGGTCCGCCCGTGATATCCAAAAATGGGAATATGTCCCACTTGGCCCTTTTTTGGCAAAGAACTTTGCCTCCTCCATTTCCCCTTGGATCGTAACCTTGGAAGCCTTGGAACCCTTTAAGGTTGAAGGACCAAAACAAGAACCCAAGGTACTCCCCTATTTGGAGTATGAAGGCAAAAAGAACTATGACATCAATTTGGAAGTAGGGATTTCCCCTAAAAATGAAAAGGAAACGACCGTTTGCCATAGTAATTTCAAGTATATGTACTGGAATATGGCCCAACAATTGGCACACCATACCGTAAACGGTTGTAATATGCATGTTGGGGATATGATGGCTTCGGGAACCATTTCGGGAAAGGAGGAAAACAGCTTTGGATCCATGTTGGAATTGGCCTGGATGGGCACCAAGCCCATTCAAATGAACGACGGTTCCGAACGGAAGTTTATCCAGGATGGTGATACCGTAACCATGCGGGGTTATGCCCAAAAAGGCGATATTCGTGTAGGTTTTGGTGAGGTAACCACCAAGGTTTTACCAGCCAAATGA
- a CDS encoding lipocalin family protein, whose amino-acid sequence MKKNWILIAIATMTFFACSTDNEGNNDELETSALVGTWNMTDVRFSEDPNDLTLNLADELVDQLVQENCVLVSFTFNADGTVSSTDRLNFIEFNAGPMGLDVSCPTESESETGTWTLEGNQLTVNNGSGTTETLTTVLEGNTLIIAGEDIDANNYAGAEVVFTRE is encoded by the coding sequence ATGAAAAAGAATTGGATTTTAATAGCTATTGCTACAATGACCTTTTTTGCATGTTCAACGGATAACGAGGGCAACAACGATGAATTGGAAACGAGCGCCCTGGTAGGTACGTGGAACATGACCGATGTCCGATTTAGTGAGGATCCCAACGATTTGACGTTAAATTTGGCCGATGAGTTGGTTGACCAACTTGTACAGGAAAATTGTGTATTGGTCAGTTTTACGTTTAATGCGGACGGAACGGTTTCCAGCACGGATAGACTGAATTTTATTGAATTTAATGCTGGGCCCATGGGATTGGATGTTTCATGTCCAACAGAAAGTGAAAGTGAAACAGGCACCTGGACTTTGGAAGGAAATCAACTCACTGTTAATAATGGTAGCGGAACTACGGAAACCCTAACCACTGTATTGGAAGGAAATACCTTGATCATCGCGGGAGAGGATATTGACGCCAATAACTATGCGGGCGCCGAAGTGGTGTTTACAAGGGAATAA
- a CDS encoding pyridoxal phosphate-dependent aminotransferase, whose product MDKGIASIFKPFLEPKEVYKGGKNIPLSDKKIYKLSSNENPLGASPLAIEGLKSAIHKIALYPDQTDIRLREALVNDFKGELHVDQFVTGNSGSEIIDMLLRAFINEGDEVIFSNPCFLPYSVFSRWYGAKQIDIPLGLPNYELDREGILNAITNRTKIIFLTSPNNPTGTYIPKPVLEDFLKRIPKNILIVFDEVYHHFADAPDYTTALPYVQNGHNIIALNSFSKTYGLAGLRIGYAYTTKTIANYIRLIHKPFLMPLTSLEAAIGALSDHEFLNKTVKTVHEGRKYLESSFTSLGIPFWPTQANFFIVDPPLPEMEFTNSLMEHGIMVRPVSQFGAPGKVRITIGDQEANAALVDSLQKLKAH is encoded by the coding sequence ATGGACAAAGGAATAGCATCCATCTTCAAACCTTTTCTAGAACCTAAAGAGGTCTATAAAGGCGGAAAAAATATCCCGCTCTCGGACAAAAAAATCTATAAGCTTTCTTCCAACGAAAATCCGCTGGGAGCATCTCCCTTGGCAATTGAAGGATTAAAATCCGCAATACATAAGATTGCCCTTTATCCAGATCAAACGGATATTCGATTGCGGGAGGCATTGGTCAACGATTTTAAGGGAGAATTGCATGTGGACCAATTTGTTACGGGAAATAGTGGTTCCGAAATCATCGATATGCTGCTTCGCGCCTTTATCAACGAAGGGGACGAAGTTATTTTTTCCAATCCCTGTTTTTTGCCCTACTCCGTTTTTTCCCGCTGGTACGGTGCCAAACAAATCGATATTCCACTGGGCCTACCCAATTATGAATTGGATAGGGAAGGTATTTTGAACGCCATTACCAATCGAACAAAAATTATTTTTTTAACCAGCCCAAACAATCCAACGGGAACGTATATCCCCAAACCCGTCCTAGAGGATTTTCTTAAACGTATCCCCAAAAATATTCTAATCGTTTTTGATGAAGTCTATCATCATTTTGCGGATGCCCCCGATTATACCACGGCTTTACCTTATGTACAGAATGGCCACAATATTATAGCCTTAAACAGTTTTTCCAAAACCTATGGATTGGCAGGTTTACGGATTGGGTATGCCTATACCACCAAAACCATAGCCAACTATATCCGATTGATCCACAAACCGTTTTTAATGCCCCTGACTTCCCTGGAGGCTGCTATTGGGGCCTTAAGTGACCATGAATTCTTAAATAAAACGGTAAAAACGGTCCATGAAGGCAGGAAATATCTGGAAAGTTCCTTCACTTCGTTAGGAATTCCCTTTTGGCCCACCCAGGCCAACTTTTTTATCGTGGACCCTCCCCTTCCGGAGATGGAATTCACCAATAGCTTAATGGAACATGGGATTATGGTCCGCCCCGTATCACAATTTGGAGCACCGGGAAAAGTACGGATTACCATTGGAGACCAAGAAGCCAATGCCGCATTGGTCGATAGCTTACAAAAACTAAAAGCCCACTGA
- a CDS encoding carboxypeptidase-like regulatory domain-containing protein, with protein sequence MKPVHHITGLLLCLSCFMGLGQTEPQEHELTVKVINDATGFQMNDADIFIEPCSCGGISDVNGQFSIKLPEGAYKVTVSFIGYTNNIQNIVLNRNTSVLVRMIVEEEKLSEVIVRAKKANDHLLSPEMGVLRLEPQTLKKIPTAAGEFDILRGMTLLAGVNNAGDISNGLSVRGGSLDQNLVLYDEAPVFNPTHLFGLFSVFTPDMLSSVDLYRANIPARYGGRITSVLDVKTQNPYVDKLKLNGGIGLVSSRFSLQTPLIKDKLSMAIGGRAGFTDFLLPLFSERLDNTKARFYDATLKLLYLAGPKDQIAFTGFYSKDFYQLDFISQVENISAENNQFDFRTLNGTLKWLHTFDDTSMLKTALVSSDYLPKIIFPEIDSSNEILYDSRIRYLSLSSEFSKEVNDRFDYYLGFQGNRYDIDPGNLNPGQSTSIRSVNLNRETSYVLSTFLNTNWSANTFLSLSLGLRHNSYLLVGPFEQPVFNDLGADIEDTRFFEKGEVATSYHDLEPRLGAVLNINDQSTVKLSYARLNQYLQNVFNATTPLPTSRWKTADENIKPQRGNSYSIGFYHLSEKSKIEMGLEAYYRRTQNNLTFRPGADFFLEEFLQNSVVQGEGRNYGVELSFRKPNGKVNGWLNYTWSRSALRTNDQIPANRINNNQWFNSDFDRPHVLNATINFEGDAFNTWSLNFTGQSGRPFTIPNGVVEFENIDVPLFLERNNARLPLYHRLDFSWKVRYSKKANKRWVGDWTFTIYNVYGRRNPINAFFDQRTGIENADIFGSSPLGSYEIALLNSPLFALTYNFTFQ encoded by the coding sequence ATGAAACCTGTTCATCACATCACTGGATTACTGCTTTGCCTGTCTTGTTTTATGGGGTTGGGCCAAACCGAGCCCCAAGAACATGAATTGACGGTTAAAGTGATAAATGATGCCACGGGTTTTCAAATGAATGATGCCGATATTTTTATTGAGCCCTGTTCATGTGGAGGAATTTCGGATGTCAACGGGCAATTTTCCATTAAACTGCCGGAAGGAGCATATAAGGTGACGGTTTCTTTTATCGGGTATACAAATAACATACAGAATATTGTGCTGAACCGAAATACATCTGTTTTGGTCCGTATGATCGTTGAAGAGGAAAAATTATCCGAGGTCATCGTAAGGGCAAAAAAGGCAAATGACCATTTACTGTCCCCAGAAATGGGCGTTTTGAGGTTGGAACCCCAAACACTTAAAAAAATACCAACAGCGGCAGGCGAGTTTGATATTTTAAGGGGAATGACCCTTTTGGCAGGAGTAAACAATGCGGGCGATATCAGTAATGGATTGTCCGTTAGAGGTGGGTCCCTGGATCAAAATCTTGTGTTATATGACGAGGCCCCTGTTTTTAATCCTACCCATTTATTTGGGCTTTTTTCTGTTTTTACACCAGATATGCTGTCTTCCGTGGATTTATATCGCGCAAACATTCCAGCGAGATATGGGGGAAGGATTACCTCTGTGTTGGATGTGAAGACGCAGAACCCCTATGTGGATAAGTTAAAATTGAACGGGGGAATTGGTCTGGTCTCCAGTAGATTTTCATTGCAAACCCCATTGATAAAGGACAAACTTAGTATGGCGATTGGAGGTAGAGCGGGCTTTACCGATTTTTTACTCCCCCTGTTTTCTGAACGCTTGGACAATACCAAAGCCCGGTTTTACGATGCCACCCTTAAGCTTTTGTATTTGGCAGGTCCCAAAGATCAAATTGCATTTACGGGATTTTACTCAAAGGATTTTTATCAGCTGGATTTCATTTCGCAGGTTGAAAATATCAGTGCAGAAAATAACCAATTCGATTTCAGGACACTGAACGGGACTTTAAAATGGCTGCATACGTTTGATGATACAAGCATGTTGAAGACCGCATTGGTTTCGAGTGATTACCTTCCCAAGATTATTTTCCCAGAAATAGATAGTTCAAACGAAATATTGTATGATTCAAGAATCAGATATTTAAGTCTGTCTTCGGAGTTTTCAAAGGAAGTAAACGATAGGTTTGACTATTATTTGGGTTTTCAAGGGAATCGATACGATATTGATCCAGGAAATCTTAACCCTGGACAGTCCACCAGTATAAGGTCGGTCAATTTAAACAGGGAGACAAGTTATGTATTGTCCACATTTTTAAATACCAATTGGTCCGCCAATACGTTTTTGTCTCTTTCTTTGGGGCTTCGCCATAATTCCTACCTGCTTGTTGGTCCTTTTGAGCAGCCTGTTTTCAACGATTTGGGTGCAGATATTGAGGATACACGTTTCTTTGAAAAAGGGGAAGTCGCAACCTCTTATCACGATTTGGAACCCAGATTGGGTGCTGTATTGAATATTAATGACCAAAGCACGGTTAAACTGAGTTATGCACGACTAAATCAATATTTGCAGAACGTGTTCAATGCAACCACACCCTTACCTACTTCCAGATGGAAAACTGCGGATGAAAATATTAAACCGCAAAGAGGGAATTCGTACAGTATTGGGTTTTATCATTTGTCGGAAAAGAGCAAAATTGAGATGGGTCTTGAAGCATACTATAGAAGGACACAAAACAATTTAACCTTTAGGCCGGGGGCAGACTTTTTTCTGGAAGAATTTTTACAAAATTCAGTGGTGCAGGGAGAGGGAAGGAACTATGGGGTAGAACTGAGCTTTAGAAAACCAAACGGGAAAGTCAATGGTTGGCTGAATTATACTTGGTCCAGAAGTGCATTGCGTACCAATGATCAAATTCCTGCAAATAGAATCAACAACAACCAATGGTTCAATTCAGATTTTGATAGGCCCCATGTCTTGAATGCTACCATCAATTTTGAAGGGGATGCTTTTAATACATGGAGCCTAAACTTTACGGGACAATCGGGTAGGCCATTTACCATCCCCAATGGGGTAGTTGAGTTTGAAAATATAGATGTGCCTCTTTTTCTGGAACGCAATAATGCAAGGCTCCCCCTTTACCATCGATTGGATTTTTCATGGAAGGTCAGGTATTCCAAAAAAGCAAACAAACGCTGGGTGGGGGATTGGACGTTTACCATTTATAATGTCTATGGCAGGCGCAATCCTATCAACGCTTTTTTTGATCAACGTACCGGAATTGAAAATGCAGACATTTTTGGGTCAAGCCCTCTAGGTTCCTATGAAATTGCACTGCTCAACAGCCCATTATTTGCATTGACGTATAACTTCACGTTTCAATGA